AGTGTTACCAAGGCCAATTTTACCCTTTTCTCCGCCACCAATAATCTCAGCGTTCTGCAGAATATTCTCAATCTCTTGAATGCGAGACTCTGCCCAGCCTTGCTTCTTGCGCGCGGCATCATACTCACTATTTTCACGCAAATCACCAAATTCACGCGCAGTCGCAACCTCTTCCGAAATCTGCTTCCTTTGCGAAATCAACTCTGCGAGTTCAGCCTCCAACTCTGCTTTTCCAATTTTTGTAATATTAAAAACCTGTTTCATAAAATAAAATCCTCCTTGTTTCGTTCACGAAATTATATCAAATCCACCCCGTAATGTCAACGCATCAATTGTAAAATCGGCAATCCATAGAGCAAGAAAAACGCGATTGAATTTTTCAAAAAATGAAGCACTACGCCGGCCCAAATCGAGTCGGTCAACTTCTCGCGGATCACGCACATCACCACACTCATAGCAAAGGTCGTCAACGCCACATTGAGTTGACCGTGAGCATAGCCAAACAGCACGCTCGCAATAATCATCGCCAGGATCCAGCCACCAATTTTGATTTTAACTTTGCCGAGGTTTTTTGAAATTTTAATCTCTCGAAGCGACCCATAAATCGCCCCACGAAATATAATCTCTTCTACAAAAGCCGGCAAAATTGTCAAGCAGAAGAACGCAATCAGCATATCCAGCGGTCGTGCCACTTGCGAAAAGCCAACATCTTGTTTTTCGCCCACACTGAATCCAGGCAAATAATTCTGTGCAAGTTGATTCAAGATTCCCGCCAGCAAAATCGAAACGACAAAGCCCAAAATACCCCAGCCGTAATCCGCCCAATCAAAAGGTTTGTCTGTTCCGAGAGTTTTTTTGGAGATTTTTTGACCAAAGATTTTGGCTGGAACCCACAAAATAAGCCCTAGCATAACACAAAAAAATGCCAGATTAAAAATTCCTAAGAATAAAGTTTCTTTAATAATTTCTGGATTTTTGAGAATATCCTTTGCTAGAAATCCAAAAATTGCCGATATTGAAATTTTAGCGATCTGATAAGCCAGAAGCGGAAAAATTATCCAAAACAAAAGCCGTAACCATTCGTTTTTGACCAACTTTTTCATCTTAAAACACCTTGAAAAAATCAGAAATTATCACCAAAAGAGAAAGTCCCATCACAAAAGCAAAGCCGGCAAGGTTGATCTTCTCTTCCGTTTCAGCAGAGAGAGGCTTTTTAAGAACCTTTCGAAAAATAAATGTTGAAAGCCAACGACCGCCGTCCAGTGCTGGTATCGGCAAAGTATTCATCACCGCGAGGCTGAGAGAGATCACCGCCGCCAAAAACAAGACCATTTTAATACCCATTGCCGTAGCGTTAGGAAACAGCACACCCATAATTGAGATCGGGCCCGCCACGCCCTTGCCAGCCTCATCCAATTTAGCATTGGCGGATTTTTGCGCAGATTCACTTGGAATTATCTTTTCGAAAAGCCCAGAGAAAAAGTTACCAGCCATCTTGCCCACGCCAGAAAAGGTTTCAGCCGTTAACTGTACAGTTGTCCCAACGCCAACAATTGGCGCGCTCCAAGTTGCGTGAATTTGCTCATCCTTCTTGAAAGTCCCGACCCCAGCAAAACCTTTCTTATCTTTATTTTCTGCGCGAAGTTGAACATTTTTTACTTCTACGCGGCCATTTCGAGTAATCTCGAAGGCTGTTGTTTTACCGGTGTTAGACTTGGATAATCTCGCGACATCTTCGGTTGAAGAAATTTTTTCGCCAGCAATTCTTTGAATAACATCGCCTGTTTTCAAGCCGGCAACTTCAGCAGGCATATCTTTAACGATTTCCGTAATCTCAACTTCGCCACCCGTAACTCGTGCATCAGATGCAATCATAAACTGGTTAGGTAGAATCTTTGGTAAGCCAAAAATAGCCAAAATAGAGAATAAAATAGCCGCAACCGCCCAGTTGACCGCCACGCCAGCCAACAAAATCTGCGTTTTGCCCCAAAAACTCGCCGCACCATAATCGCCCTTACCAGAGTCCGAATCGTGCTCGCCTTGAAGTTTCACAAACCCACCCAAAGGTAACCAGTTGATTGACACAAGTGTACCTTTTGGTAAAATCCAATCTGTCTTTTTCTTAAATTTAATTGCGGCTGGCGGAAATCCTATTCCATATTCTTCAACAACAACGCCATTTTTGATCGCAGCATAAGCGTGGCCAAGTTCATGTAGTGCTACCAAAATTGTCAGAACCAAAAGTCCAACTAAAATCCCCAAAATCAAATTCATTTCTTACTATCCCCTCCCATTCTTCTATCTCGTTTATTATAATTCTCAATGCAAAAATCCACATCTTGCTCAGTCATTTCGGGCCAAGACTTATCAAGAAAAATCATTTCCGCGTAAGCCATTCGCCACAACTGAAAATTAGAAATTCGTTGCTCGCCAGAAGTGCGAACCATCAAATCGATGGGCGGAATTTCTGGATTGTATAGATTCTGCTCGAAATTTTCCTTAGAAATTTCCCCAGCCGTAATTTCACCCTTTTCAATCTTCTCGGCCAAAGATTTCACCGCATCCAAAATCTCCATCTGTCCGCCATAATTAAAACAAAGACACAGCGTTCCGCCAGTGTTGGCACGAGTCAATTCTTCGGCTCGCTCGATAATTTTAACCAATTTCTTCGAAACTTTCTCTACCCGACTGCCTGAAAATACAACTTTAATGTTCTTTTCGTGTAGCGTTTTTATCTCTTTCGAAAAATAATTTTCAAACAAATTCATCAAATATTTAACCTCTTCCGCAGAGCGATTCCAGTTCTCTGTAGAAAAAATATAGGCGCTAACAAATTTCACCCCGCGAGAGAATGTAACTTCAACAATACTTTTCAGCACCTCAAAACCTTGCTTATGGCCTTGAAGCGTGGGCAAATTTCTCGCCCGCGCCCAGCGACGATTCCCGTCAACGATGTAGCCTATATGCGATGGGATTTCCATTTTCACACCTTAAATCGTGAGAATTTCCTTTTCTTTATTTTTGAAAATCTCGTCAATTTTAGCGTTCATTTTCTTCATGTTTTCATCAAAATCTTTTTCGAAGCGCTTTTGCTCGTCTTCGGTGATTTCTTTGTCGTCCTTCAAATGCTTGGCCTCTTTGAACGCATCTTGACGAATGTTTCGAAGCGCAATTTTAGCATCTTCAACCTTTTCAGAGGTCTGCTTAACAATCTGCTTGCGTCGTTCTTCAGTCAAAGGAGGCACCGGCACACGCACAACTCGACCATCATCGCTCGGATTAAAGCCAAGAGTTTGGTCAGCCCGAATCGCATTAGAAATCGCCGCAATATTATTGATATCAAAAGGTGTCACCAGAATCATCGACGCTTCAGGGGCCGTGATATTTGCCACCTGATTGAGCGGCATTTTAGCACCGTAAGCCTCAACCTGAACGCCCTCAAGCATACTTGGATGAGCGCGACCGGTCCTAACTTTCTTAAGTTCTGCTTCGTAATGCGCAATTGCTAGATTTATCTTTTCTTCAAATTTCTTAGTATCCATAAAATCCTCGTTTACTTTTTACCATTGTATCAAATTTCGGCCAGATTTTCTATAAATTTTGAAATTTCCAGCGCCGCCCGAACGCCATTTCCACTCGCAACAGCGATCTGTTTGGTGGCGTTCTCGATCGCATCTCCAGCAGCCCAAATTCTAGAGCCGGAAGTTTTAAGATGAGAGTCTACCGCTATCTCACCAAAATCATTGAGTTTTACTGGAGAATCCTTCAAAAAATCGGTGTTTGGTGTTAGTCCGATAAATTCGAAGATGGCAGCCGCCTCGATATCAAAAGTTTCGATTTGGCCATTTTCACGCTTTTGATTGATGCGCGCACCGCGAATTTTCTCAAAATTTCCTTGTTCTTCGAATAAAAATTCTTCAACCTCCGCACCAAGAAAAATCTCGATTTTACCTTCTTGGATAGCCTTTTTCAGCCGTTCTTGAAGAACTTTTTCTGCGCGAATTTCACTTCGAACTAATAATTTTACCTTTGAGAATTTGCTCAAAAATAGCGCTTCTGTCACGGCAGAATTACCACCGCCAACCGCAATGATAGTTTGGCCGGCATAGATGGGGCCATCGCAAGTGGCACAGGAGTGAATCCCGCGGCCATAGAACTCGTCTTCTCGAGGTAGGTCGAGTTTGCGATAAGAGTTTCCGACAGCAAGAAGCATCGTTTTGGCTTCAAAATTTTGACCATCTGCTGTGAATTTTACAGCATTTTCAGACTCTTCGATGTTGGAAACTTCGCCATAAACAATCTTGGCGCCGAATTTTTCCGCCTGAGCGCGCATTTTCTTGGATAACTCCAGACCAGAGATTCCATCTTCGAAGCCTGGATAATTTTCTATAAATTCACTGCTCGCAACGAGGCCGCCAAAGGCAGTTTTTTCAAAAACTTGGACTTTATGACCGTCGCGCGCAGCGTAAATTGCAGCCGAGAGTCCCGCCGGTCCCGAGCCGA
This sequence is a window from bacterium. Protein-coding genes within it:
- the greA gene encoding transcription elongation factor GreA; amino-acid sequence: MKQVFNITKIGKAELEAELAELISQRKQISEEVATAREFGDLRENSEYDAARKKQGWAESRIQEIENILQNAEIIGGGEKGKIGLGNTVSLKNLENGKTVKYSIVGAVEANPLEGKISNESPIGIQLMGKKLSEEVEISTPKGAIKYQIEGIA
- a CDS encoding type II CAAX endopeptidase family protein, whose translation is MKKLVKNEWLRLLFWIIFPLLAYQIAKISISAIFGFLAKDILKNPEIIKETLFLGIFNLAFFCVMLGLILWVPAKIFGQKISKKTLGTDKPFDWADYGWGILGFVVSILLAGILNQLAQNYLPGFSVGEKQDVGFSQVARPLDMLIAFFCLTILPAFVEEIIFRGAIYGSLREIKISKNLGKVKIKIGGWILAMIIASVLFGYAHGQLNVALTTFAMSVVMCVIREKLTDSIWAGVVLHFLKNSIAFFLLYGLPILQLMR
- a CDS encoding M50 family metallopeptidase → MNLILGILVGLLVLTILVALHELGHAYAAIKNGVVVEEYGIGFPPAAIKFKKKTDWILPKGTLVSINWLPLGGFVKLQGEHDSDSGKGDYGAASFWGKTQILLAGVAVNWAVAAILFSILAIFGLPKILPNQFMIASDARVTGGEVEITEIVKDMPAEVAGLKTGDVIQRIAGEKISSTEDVARLSKSNTGKTTAFEITRNGRVEVKNVQLRAENKDKKGFAGVGTFKKDEQIHATWSAPIVGVGTTVQLTAETFSGVGKMAGNFFSGLFEKIIPSESAQKSANAKLDEAGKGVAGPISIMGVLFPNATAMGIKMVLFLAAVISLSLAVMNTLPIPALDGGRWLSTFIFRKVLKKPLSAETEEKINLAGFAFVMGLSLLVIISDFFKVF
- the uppS gene encoding polyprenyl diphosphate synthase; the encoded protein is MEIPSHIGYIVDGNRRWARARNLPTLQGHKQGFEVLKSIVEVTFSRGVKFVSAYIFSTENWNRSAEEVKYLMNLFENYFSKEIKTLHEKNIKVVFSGSRVEKVSKKLVKIIERAEELTRANTGGTLCLCFNYGGQMEILDAVKSLAEKIEKGEITAGEISKENFEQNLYNPEIPPIDLMVRTSGEQRISNFQLWRMAYAEMIFLDKSWPEMTEQDVDFCIENYNKRDRRMGGDSKK
- the frr gene encoding ribosome recycling factor gives rise to the protein MDTKKFEEKINLAIAHYEAELKKVRTGRAHPSMLEGVQVEAYGAKMPLNQVANITAPEASMILVTPFDINNIAAISNAIRADQTLGFNPSDDGRVVRVPVPPLTEERRKQIVKQTSEKVEDAKIALRNIRQDAFKEAKHLKDDKEITEDEQKRFEKDFDENMKKMNAKIDEIFKNKEKEILTI
- a CDS encoding FAD-dependent oxidoreductase translates to MLDLAIIGSGPAGLSAAIYAARDGHKVQVFEKTAFGGLVASSEFIENYPGFEDGISGLELSKKMRAQAEKFGAKIVYGEVSNIEESENAVKFTADGQNFEAKTMLLAVGNSYRKLDLPREDEFYGRGIHSCATCDGPIYAGQTIIAVGGGNSAVTEALFLSKFSKVKLLVRSEIRAEKVLQERLKKAIQEGKIEIFLGAEVEEFLFEEQGNFEKIRGARINQKRENGQIETFDIEAAAIFEFIGLTPNTDFLKDSPVKLNDFGEIAVDSHLKTSGSRIWAAGDAIENATKQIAVASGNGVRAALEISKFIENLAEI